Proteins encoded by one window of Candidatus Mesenet endosymbiont of Phosphuga atrata:
- a CDS encoding squalene/phytoene synthase family protein, with product MHSSTIDSYCVDYVRQNDRDRFVCALFSKGDIRYYFLVLSAFNIEISNILYNSTEIMTALVRIKWWREKIEMIYSNKLTDADKITKELEVVIKSTNIPEALFHQYLDGYEEAVCKDEYLNIEELEDNAAKTTVNLMKMILTTADIKDCDSDLDQIIYHSGIAWSLMNNLRNERYLNSKGRTLLPRELLQSAGIENALPFKNNLALKGVVEHVVKVTQSHIDKVKMLIKSILKEIISIALMPILAEFYLKRICRRKFDIINKEVGTISPIMQIKLLLYKTKICCL from the coding sequence ATGCACAGTAGCACTATAGATTCATATTGTGTTGATTACGTCCGTCAAAATGATAGAGATCGTTTTGTTTGTGCATTGTTCTCCAAAGGAGATATAAGATACTACTTCTTAGTCTTATCTGCGTTTAACATAGAGATCAGCAATATATTGTATAATAGTACCGAAATTATGACTGCTCTTGTACGCATTAAATGGTGGCGTGAAAAGATTGAGATGATCTACAGTAACAAGCTTACAGATGCTGATAAGATTACAAAAGAATTAGAAGTAGTGATAAAGTCTACTAATATTCCAGAAGCTTTATTCCATCAATATCTTGATGGTTATGAGGAAGCAGTTTGTAAGGATGAATATTTAAATATTGAGGAGCTTGAGGATAATGCAGCAAAAACTACAGTAAATCTGATGAAGATGATTCTTACTACTGCAGATATTAAGGATTGTGATAGTGATTTAGACCAAATAATCTATCACTCCGGTATTGCTTGGAGTTTAATGAATAATTTGCGTAATGAAAGATATTTAAACAGCAAAGGTAGAACCCTTTTGCCTAGAGAGCTTTTACAAAGTGCAGGGATAGAAAATGCACTACCTTTCAAAAACAATTTAGCTCTTAAGGGAGTGGTGGAACATGTGGTAAAGGTAACACAAAGTCACATAGATAAGGTTAAAATGCTAATAAAGAGTATCCTAAAAGAAATTATTAGCATAGCTTTAATGCCCATCCTTGCAGAATTTTATCTAAAACGCATTTGTAGAAGAAAATTTGATATTATAAATAAAGAGGTTGGAACAATTTCACCAATAATGCAGATAAAGCTTTTACTATATAAGACAAAAATATGCTGTTTATAG